Part of the Clarias gariepinus isolate MV-2021 ecotype Netherlands chromosome 25, CGAR_prim_01v2, whole genome shotgun sequence genome is shown below.
TTTAATGGTGGCTCACAATCAAacaggtgcatactgccaccttctGTGTGGAGGGTGAAAAATATGCAAGTGTACCCGAGTACAGAGAAAAACAATGTGAGTGCTGGAAAGTGGGGAGGGGCAGCAATCGTGCCTTTACACTATCAAGGCTCATCATTTACCTATACCTCCCGTTCCCCACACCTGGTAATGAGCGTGAGGCTCCCTGTCCCTAAAaccacttttaaacatgtatagcAAAATGTCATCTCTGATTACCCCTGGACAGGCATGGCTAAAAATAATGGTGAGAAATCAGCCAGGGGAACCAAGTCATGTTAAACTCTGCGTTTATCTGTCAGGtttgtttaaatcatttaaacagcCTAACGCACAATAACAGGGAGGTGAACAAGCTTTCCCACCCTACTTATTCAAGCAAACAAACTAGGACACAATGTACCCATATTCAGTTATATTTTTAGCtatatgtaaaaaagaaatgcatataAAAATGGAGGAGGAGTTTAGGATTCCTTACGTTCTTGTTCACGTTCTCAGACGTTGCttgacatgttttttatttatttattattttattaatttttttgggtcaCCAAGTAAACAATGCCTGCTGCTCTTAATCTGCATGGGGTGGCAGTAAAACCTGCAGTCATCAATTCTGCACAGTCAGTCAATGAACCTTTTGTTTTCAAGAATAAAACAAGCAGTTTAGTAGGACTGCGAATGGGACATTCACTTCCTCCTCTGCCCGGAAACATGATCGTATCAAGGTGTTCCCATGATCATGTTCTACCTCGTTGAATTTTGTGCATGGAGCTGTCCCTTCAGTGACAACTATGATGAGGCAGACGTTTCTGAGACCTCTGGTGTTCTCACACATGAAGCTCACAGCTCGGCTAAGTGTGGCACGGGCATGCACATGGTCCGTCCCTGTCGCCTTCATGGTTatgctgggggaaaaaaattctgCCATATTTATCGTTTGAAtcagaccttttttttctttatggtcTGACATCAGTTGTTTATTTTCAAGTAGCAAGCTACGTAATGACTCAAAGCCCTTAACAATGTCTTACATCTATACACGCTATCAAGATCAAcgtcatgtcttaaaatatgcCTCAACTCACAGGTTGCTTTATCAGCAGGGTTATTTGGGACAGAGATAAACGAATAGAGGCTATGAATACTTGGTTAATAAATGCATCGCACAGATTTACCATCTGTCTTCCTAGGCTTATTCGAAGCCAAGGCTTGGCTCACAGTGATCTTCGGCGCACACATTGCGCATCATGCAGCGAGGGCAGAAATCAGGGTTTCGCACACCAGACTATGCTGCAAATGTCTCTGCACACTCATTACTGTTTTTAGAGTGCTCGCTTCTCGATATGTCTGGTAGACCTTGCGGGTGGacatagtttgtgtgtttgaaatGATGTTTCTTTTTGATGAGTAacattttagcatttaaataactgacctttatttctttttgacaGACAATGAGAAGACAGCGCACAGAGGTGGTTGTCGAACTGAGAAAGGTAATCCTGAGTCATATAAGagtcgtcttttttttttcttcattttctttgatGCTGGATGTGTTTCAGTAGGTCTGATGGCTTCTCTTAGGTGTTAACATGCTGTTTAAAGGGTGGGGGAAAATAAGCTTGCATGTGGTTTTGGGTAGAAAAGTAATCAACAACAGGATGTTGGGgtgcaaccaaaaaaaaaaattctgtatgtTACATGACCATAGAATCGCAAAGCCCTCCATCTTGAAGACTAACTAAGCTTTTTTACACTTTGCAGGCCTTCTGTAAATGAATCAACGTGTCCTTAGAAAAAGCACTTCAACATGCTGATGATTGATTACATgcatttttaattgaattacctCTGATTTTTACCCTGCAGCTGACACAACTGTCAGAACAGATCAAATGAATGAAActcctcctgaccaatcagtaATAAGAATTCAgggcttgtttttttgtttttgtacagtatagtgttaTTGAAATGATAAATTGACTGAAAGTCTAAGCTCATGGCTCATTCTTAACTgatgtacatttttataaaaaatatttatgttgaGGAAAATGTCACTTCCTCAGCAAATGTAATAATGTGCACTTTGTTTTATTGTAGAATAAGAGGGATGAGCACCTTTTGAAAAGGAGGAACGTGCCTCATGAGGACATCTGCGACGACTCTGACGTGGATGGAGATTTCAGGACGGTAAAGGAGGTTTAAATGTTCTTTGTGTTAATTAGGGATTATTTTTGACACATTGCAATTGCGATTTGAACTATAATGTTTAGTTATTAAATGCACGGTGCAATATTCAAACTTATCTCTGTAGACTAGAAGCAAATAACAGCACTATAAATATTCTCACAAAGCCAGCTTGTATTTTCAGACACTGAGACCTTTGCTAAGTAATAATGAGACTGgtgataagaaatatatatatatatatatatatcccttcCCTTGTCTTTTTGACGTTTTCTGTTTTGACACGATGACTGATATTATTgccatattaattattaatgcaaaTTTTTAAACCAAAGGCACCAGATTAGTGTTTCCTGGTCATTAAAGCCTCAAATAGCAgtagtttaaaacaaacaatgcacTGATAAATGGGCCTTTTGATCGAGTTTTTAAAGTCTGAGTCCATAGGTCATGTTCGGTACGCTTCAGGCAAAACAAAAGTTCACATGTATTACTGTGTGCGCGTACATTACCTGTGATTAATTGCACCTTTTTGcgattagataactgcatggATCCTTACTGCgatttcagtttgattggttGTGGAGTGCTTGTCTTAATCCATACGAGTCCAGACATATTTCTCGTTTAAAGGGAGTAATTGGGGATATACACCATACCAAAcagaacacatttttaaaatgaatgattttgttttatattaatcaATTTGTTCGTGAATGCCATCAGAACAgactaaatataaaatgagatattaaagcttttatttatttattatttttttaatttttttaaaattaactagtTCTGTCACATGTGCTACCCAGCGCATAATCATCATTTTGGAAATAATGTCATGGCTACATGAATAAGTGCAACAGGGTGTTAATTATATGAGACTTGAAGCTTTCATGAATAAGTCATGGTTAAAGCTAAATAAGGAACTTTTAGAACATTTAAAGTTGTTTGTGTCACCTGTGTCCATATGGTCTACGCTActgatggttttatttttatttggtaaatttatattattaatcaGTAAAGGATGGCTCCTgactattttctgttttttttttcctgtttttttttttagcaaaacacCTCATTGGAGGCAATCGTTCAAGTAAGTGCTTACTGTATAAGATTGCAATATTACAATATGTCATGTTTTCTAAAGCTAATTATCTACCATACTATTATAatttaagtgtgataatttGGGGCATTCCAGTATGTACAAGCACGTGCATTCTGGTAATGAAATCTTTCATTGTCTCTTAATGTGCCCTGTTATTGCATCCTGTTACATGTCCTCAATTGTCCATTCCAGAATGCCACCAGTGACAACCAGGGCATTCAGCTGAGTGCAGTGCAGGCTGCCAGGTAAGCTATCTGACGAGGCACCCGAGAGCCGTTTGTGTGCACATTTTCAAAGCACTCGTTGGAATGTCAGATCCTCCCCAGATACTGCTGCGTGCaccgttgttgttgttttagacGCAAAGTACAGCTGGGGCGGACACATTCATAAATTAGTTAGGAAAGTGAAAGCATCAGTGTGGGTTTATTTATCTGGCAGGTTTGTGCTGCCTGTTTTCACCTGAAACGGTTAAAAACTTTCTGTAACAATGTTCTTAGTCTGAGTAGCATCtagattttcacttttttttatgattctcgattaggtatttttttttttgtcttttgttttttccccccgatACCGGTGCCAAATCGGTACTTTTAAAACGATACCGGTGCCTGAACAGAAATGAGGCACCTAAATTTGCGTTCTGTTTCGGTTCGGTACATACCGGTTATATAGGTACCGTGCCGTATTGGCACTGGTTTTCAGGACCCAACCCTATTCTCGATTTAAcacttaacattaattaatatgGCAAATAGTAGCATAAGTCTCATATCTATATGAGAAGGTTAATAGAGTAGAAAGTTTTTCCTTTACgcgaaataaaaataaaaaaaaatcagtaaacaCTGGTGAGCCTGCTTAACTCCAAGGCAGCCTAATGAAAGACCGATAACCTGGATacatctaatctgcatgtgatTTTGTCAAAGCGTGATGCTGTAAACAGCACTAAAATTCCACTTGGAGCATGAACTCGCCAATctggtttgtatttattttggcaTCATCTTACATTGTTGGAGGTGCATTTAAGTAAAAAAGCCTAGTATGTGCATGCTTaatattcagttcaattttatttgtatagcgcttttaacaatggtcattgtcgcaaagcagctttacacaatcgaaagaattaaagtttgtatgtaatgtgaatgtgtatgaatcaaattgATCAGATGAGCGCAAGCCGAGgatgacggtggcaaggaaaaactccctgagatggcaataggaaaaaccttgagaggaaccggactcaacttAAAAAGTGCTCCTGTTTTCCCGATGTGTCTTTGCAGTTTCATAATACTTTGTTTCCTCCCTAGGAAACTGTTATCGAGTGACCGCAACCCTCCCATAGATGATTTGATAAAGTCTGGTATTCTGCCTATTCTTGTGCACTGCCTGGACAGAGATGACAAGTAAGCCCTTATCTAGTttggtttttatatatatatatatatttacttaccATTTTGGTGCGTCAGAAAGTTGACCTTTAGCCCTTTTGTTCTAAAGCCCGTCTCTGCAGTTCGAGGCAGCTTGGGCTTTGACCAACATCGCTTCAGGGACCTCGGAGCAAACGCAGGCAGTCGTGCAGTCCAGTAAGTGTTCCATTTAAGGGTGCTGTGCTTTTGATTTTAGTCATATTTTTGATAAATGTGTTTCTAATCCCTGTATTTGATTTAAGCGTGTATTTTGTAGTGCGTTATTAATAAACAGGGAAGAAGTTTATAATGAATTGGGATACAACTAACAAAAATGCCCAGAAAGTTACCCTGTAGTTGGGGTGCAATACATTTCAATGCGAGTACCAGTTGTGTCGAGAAGTCAAGGGAGCAAACGTGTTTGGGGAAACATGGCGTCCTCTGGTTCAgctgtcaatcacagtgacacAAGCCAATCATTTGCATCTTTGAGCTCATGGCTGTGGAAGACAAGAAACAGCAGTGGTTTTGACAAGATGATTTTTCCCAGCTTCATGCATCTCAGCGGAAGCATATGTTGGTAGACTGGTGCATGATTGAGGAGAGACAGCTGATCATTTACTAAACTGGACAGTAGGAGAGAAAAACTCATTCATAAAGGGTATTTATATGCCATGTTGAAGACCGACTGCATTTCAGTAATGGTCAAGCAGAAAACCAGTATTCACAAAATGACATGTGCCAGGGAATTTAGAGAGACTGCATGTTCATCACAGTGCTGGCCTGATACTGAGAGACGGCAGTCTGAGtcattctgttgtttttttgtatgtgaATGCACAGATGCAGTTCCCCTGTTCCTGAGGCTGCTTCACTCTCCCCATCAGAATGTGTGTGAGCAAGCTGTCTGGGCTTTAGGTAACATCATTGGTAAGTCACTGGTTCATCACCTGGGCCTGTGGGGCATCAATCTTTCTTTAGTTCTCAGTTTTGTTTAATGGTAGGGGGGTTGAAAAATGCTTCCAGAGTATATTATATGTGGTTTTGTTTCATCTAGTTAAACAAATTAGATGATAATATACTTCTTTGTAGAGATATAGAGATGTGAATCATAGGGGACCAACTGATACCATGTTATCATGATGCACAagtgctgatttgatttgtggtgtgtgtgtgtatgtatgtgtgtgtgtgtgtgtgtgtgtatatatatatatatatatatatatatatatatatatatatatatatatatatatatttttttttttttatttatttttttttttagtctagaTGATCTTggacaaactttttattttttccgtCTGCAGTGTGTCATCACCACTTCTCCTTAAAATAAGACTTCAACATAGTGAACATTAACATTGCCTATTACAGGGTGtcccacaatttttttttttttactaaatttcaTAGTCTAACAACATAGCCAGTTCTCACTCAAATTTTAGCAAGATGTGTAAAAAGtttccttttttacatttaattcttatccttattcttttttttttcttttttttttttaataacattgaTATCTGTTTAAATATGTTGTTTAAATATTCATGAATGCCTTCAGTATATTTTATGgctgtttaatatatattaagcaCTTCTCGAATTATGACTCTGCACACATTAAGAGGAAATCTAAGAGGTCTGTTTGGTGAGCAGCAGCGAGTTATATATGAGGTGTGATGTTCCCCTAGGTGATGGTCCCCAGTGCAGGGATTATGTAATCAGCCTGGGTGTCGTCAAGCCCCTGCTGTCCTTCATCAGCCCCTCCATCCCCATCACCTTCCTGCGCAATGTCACCTGGGTTATGGTTAACCTGTGCCGTCACAAGGATCCGCCCCCACCCATGGAGACCATCCAGGAGGTAATTGTGGGGTGACCGTCGGGCATCACATTTAATGATAAAACAATTTATAATCAATGGGGAGATGTTTTAAAGGTTTCATACATTTTCTACGTATGTTGCcatatttatttgaattattattattgttttccaCAGATCCTGCCTGCCCTGTGTGTCCTGATTCATCACACAGATGTCAATGTAAGTTTTGCCAcagactgtttttattttttacggtTTGTACGGCGGACCGTGTATCCCAGAATTTGGGAGGTGGTTCTGCACGCTGAGTGTAAGTGTAATGTTGCGATTCTGATCGATCAGATCCTCGTGGACACGGTCTGGGCTCTGTCTTATCTGACCGACGCTGGCAACGAGCAGATCCAGATGGTTATAGACTCTGGCATCGTTCCCCACCTGGTGCCCCTCCTTAGCCACCAGGAGGTCAAAGTTCAGGTGAGTTCAGTTGCATTGTCAAGTAACAATCCCTTACTTAAGGTTTATTTCAGTTTTACTGGAAAAAATGGAACACTGACTGGAAATCTAAAATGATCAAGGttcaaaaaacagctttttgttttactgaaggtaaaataataaaggaaaacTGACTGGAAATCACTGACCGGAATCTTGCTGGAAAATATGCAAGTGTTTACACGGGGTAGAATGTTTTCATAAGGCTGTTTCTTTGTTCTTAAGACCGCAGCTCTGCGTGCAGTGGGAAACATCGTGACTGGCACTGACGAACAAACACAGGTGGTGCTGAACTGCGACGCCCTGAGCCACTTCCCTGCCTTGCTCTCTCACCCCAAGGAAAAGATCAACAAggtacacacacagtcactgatTATTGTTACATTGTATCTGAACACATTTTCCTATTCTTGTATGCGCAATGCAGATCTGGTATTGGAAGTGATGAAAACGGGAGACTCGGCACTCGTGTGTTTGACGTGCGCGTggttttttttagactttaataTGGGCCACAGGCGACGTTGACACCCTGGATGGAAGAAGATCTGCCAAAGGAACAAAGCTcctagatagatatagatataggtCTAGACTGTGACTAGGGTTAGGTTTAGTTTTATGGTTCACAACAGCGTGAAAGTAAGTGTTTAAAGGGATGGGAGGTGTTTTAAatggtgtgcatgtgtgtgtgtatggaa
Proteins encoded:
- the kpna4 gene encoding importin subunit alpha-3, whose translation is MNDNEKLDNQRLKNFKNKGRDLETMRRQRTEVVVELRKNKRDEHLLKRRNVPHEDICDDSDVDGDFRTQNTSLEAIVQNATSDNQGIQLSAVQAARKLLSSDRNPPIDDLIKSGILPILVHCLDRDDNPSLQFEAAWALTNIASGTSEQTQAVVQSNAVPLFLRLLHSPHQNVCEQAVWALGNIIGDGPQCRDYVISLGVVKPLLSFISPSIPITFLRNVTWVMVNLCRHKDPPPPMETIQEILPALCVLIHHTDVNILVDTVWALSYLTDAGNEQIQMVIDSGIVPHLVPLLSHQEVKVQTAALRAVGNIVTGTDEQTQVVLNCDALSHFPALLSHPKEKINKEAVWFLSNITAGNQQQVQAVIDAGLVPMIILLLDKGDFGTQKEAAWAISNLTISGRKEQVAYLIQQQVIPPFCNLLTVKDAQVVQVVLDGLSNILKMADEEAETIANLIEECGGLEKIEQLQNHENEDIYKLAYEIIDQFFSSDDIDEDSSLVPEAIQGGTYGFNSSANVPAEGFQF